In the Streptomyces sp. 3214.6 genome, ATGGCCCTCACCCTGGACACCGTCGATGACAACGACCGCCGGCTGCTGCGCAGACTCGCCGGCCTGGTCGCCGACATGCTGGTCACCAAGCACAGCTACACCGATCAGTTCTTCCGCGCCCGGCGCCGTGAACCCATGAGCGTGGCCGCGGAGATCCAGTGGTCCCTGTTGCCGCCGCTGGCGATGTCGGTCCCGCAGGTCGCGGTGGCCGGAATCCTGGAGCCTGCCTACGACGTCGCGGGCGACAGCTTCGACTACGCCCTCAACGAGGACATCCTGCACGTGGCCATGGTCGATGCGATGGGCCACGGCCTGGACGCAGCCACGATGGCGACCGTCGCCGTCGGGGCCTACCGGCACGCCAGACGTGCCGACATCGGCCTGTCCGAGATCTACGCGTTCATGGACCGGGCCATCGCCGAGCAGTTCGGGCCCGACCACTTCGTCACCGCCCAGATGATGCGTCTGAACATCGCGACAGGCCACCTGCAGTGGGTCAACGCGGGCCACCCCGCACCGCTGCTGATCCGCGACCACCGGGTCGTCCGGCAACTGGGAGGCCCTACCACCCTGCCCGTCGGCTTCGGCGGTGAAGAGCCCCGCATCAGCGGGCAGATGCTCCAACGCGGCGACCGGGTGCTGTGCTTCACC is a window encoding:
- a CDS encoding PP2C family protein-serine/threonine phosphatase; translated protein: MAEGERRPDEGMLDRSEGFGERLLGVLLDRAHEMPPQLIAPLIAEEVARVGGRDVSILLQDYGQLVLVPLPGRRLMVGEPEPIDDSPAGTAFLQATTVEVPRGGGVRMYLPLLDGSDQVGVMALTLDTVDDNDRRLLRRLAGLVADMLVTKHSYTDQFFRARRREPMSVAAEIQWSLLPPLAMSVPQVAVAGILEPAYDVAGDSFDYALNEDILHVAMVDAMGHGLDAATMATVAVGAYRHARRADIGLSEIYAFMDRAIAEQFGPDHFVTAQMMRLNIATGHLQWVNAGHPAPLLIRDHRVVRQLGGPTTLPVGFGGEEPRISGQMLQRGDRVLCFTDGLIEEHEAGEEQFGEEQLIHWVNRIEHTTKGVRAVVRSLSHTLKQQRGGRTTDDATLFLIEWRGGADDHLVLLE